The Salvia miltiorrhiza cultivar Shanhuang (shh) chromosome 1, IMPLAD_Smil_shh, whole genome shotgun sequence genome has a window encoding:
- the LOC131012206 gene encoding uncharacterized protein LOC131012206, with amino-acid sequence MKRYYNHIVTTSGAGSSSTINGPNARVEPEASPKEVNIEVDLQLEPSSKVVDLLNLPSDPGLRPNIMSYPPNMIEQVRRAYLLKGPCQPRNHDFPQKIEANRKRKFVSAWFDEFKMWLEYSIAKDAAFCLYCYLFSSGSSEKGHDAFISGGFNTWRKKDRLRDHVGEVNSDHNKCRLACQDLMNQAQHIEVTISRVSKQSQMDYRSRLDASIKCLRYLLMQGMAFRGHDESEESLNQGNFIRDWRSC; translated from the coding sequence ATGAAACGATATTATAATCACATAGTTACTACAAGTGGGGCGGGTTCATCTTCAACGATTAATGGTCCTAATGCACGTGTGGAACCTGAAGCATCACCAAAAGAAGTGAATATTGAAGTTGATCTTCAGCTTGAGCCATCTTCGAAAGTGGTTGATTTATTAAATCTTCCAAGTGATCCGGGACTACGGCCTAACATAATGAGCTATCCTCCAAACATGATTGAGCAGGTGCGTAGAGCTTATTTATTAAAAGGTCCATGTCAACCGCGTAATCATGATTTTCCACAGAAGATAGAGGCCAATAGAAAGCGAAAATTTGTTTCGGCTTGGTTTGATGAATTCAAGATGTGGTTGGAATATAGTATTGCAAAAGATGCTGCTTTTTGCTTATATTGTTATTTGTTTTCATCGGGTAGTAGCGAAAAAGGACATGATGCTTTTATATCTGGAGGGTTTAATACTTGGCGCAAGAAAGATAGATTGAGAGATCATGTTGGAGAGGTTAATAGTGATCATAATAAATGTAGATTGGCATGTCAAGATTTGATGAATCAAGCCCAACACATTGAGGTGACAATTTCTAGAGTATCTAAACAGTCACAGATGGATTATCGCTCTAGATTAGATGCATCAATAAAGTGTCTCCGCTATCTCCTTATGCAAGGAATGGCTTTTCGAGGACATGATGAGTCAGAAGAATCTTTGAACCAAGGCAATTTTATCAGGGATTGGAGATCTTGCTGA
- the LOC131012217 gene encoding LOW QUALITY PROTEIN: putative E3 ubiquitin-protein ligase XBAT31 (The sequence of the model RefSeq protein was modified relative to this genomic sequence to represent the inferred CDS: deleted 2 bases in 1 codon), translating to MVASRHRHGACAALLNPSSAEPLVWPSPLKFISELNQEAKALLEQALMEANREREKTILKGTVYSLPSPSTSDSDDNISEASDTGLCCICFDQVCTIEVQECGHQMCAQCTLALCCHNKPKPTTSSSTLKRLQL from the exons ATGGTAGCTTCAAGGCATCGCCATGGTGCATGTGCCGCCCTTCTGAACCCTTCGTCAGCAGAGCCTCTTGTTTGGCCATCGCCTTTGAAATTCATCAGTGAACTCAATCAGGAGGCAAAAGCTCTATTAGAACAAGCCTTGATGGAGGCCAacagagaaagagaa aaaactaTCTTGAAGGGAACTGTTTACTCTCTCCCGTCTCCATCAACATCCGACTCTGATGACAATATATCTGAGGCAAGCGATACAGGTCTCTGCTGCATATGCTTCGATCAAGTTTGCACGATTGAGGTTCAAGAATGTGGCCACCAAATGTGTGCACAATGCACGCTTGCCTTGTGCTGCCACAATAAGCCCAAACCAACAACTTCTAGCTCTACCCTCAAACGCCTGCAACTCTGA